A stretch of DNA from Nitratireductor thuwali:
CCGCGATTCACGACCGAGAACTATGAGCGGGTCCTCTTCTCCGAGGGCATCGGCCAGAGCTTCATCAACACGCTGACCGTTACCATACCGGCCACGGTAATCCCCATCCTGATCGCCGCCTATGCCGCCTACGCGCTCTCCTGGATGCAGTTTCCGGGCCGGGCAATCCTGCTTGCCACCATAGTGGGCCTGCTGGTCGTCCCGTTGCAGATGTCACTCATTCCGCTGCTGCGATTGTACAATGAAGTGGGTATCGGCAAATCCTTCATCGGCATCTGGATCGCGCATACCGGCTTTGGTCTGCCGCTCGCCGTCTACCTCCTGCGCAACTACATCTCCGGTCTGCCGCGTGAGATCATCGAGAGCGCCAAGGTAGACGGAGCGTCCGACTTCGAGATTTTCCGCAAGATCGTGCTGCCCCTGTCCTTCCCGGCGCTCGCCTCCTTCGCCATCTTCCAGTTCCTCTGGGTCTGGAACGACCTGCTGGTCGCCACCGTCTTCCTCGGCAATAATGAGGAACAGCTCGTGTTGACGGGAAGGCTGCGGGAACTTCTGGGCTCGCGCGGCGGTAACTGGGAAATCCTCACCGCCTCGGCATTCGTCGCCATCATAGTCCCCATCATCGTCTTCTTCGCACTTCAACGCTATCTCGTCCGGGGCCTGCTTGCCGGCTCCGTCAAAGGGGGCTGATCACTTCATGAACGTCACTGCGAGCGCTCCGTCGATGAACGCGCACATCCAAGCCGACAATCGGCCCGACCTGGACTGGTGGCGCGGCGCGGTGATCTATCAGATCTATC
This window harbors:
- a CDS encoding carbohydrate ABC transporter permease, with amino-acid sequence MSTAVGTRPALSWAVNLTVLLLVAIWTLPTFGILVSSLRDKDQLAVSGWWTALTTSEQNVIARAAPPEEAVEQNGQWVISGNLFESGSGRVSAFGTSSREPAAYEPGEQVEMRGGGTAVVEENGDYRLVYSEKPEGRRGERLFLTISEPPRFTTENYERVLFSEGIGQSFINTLTVTIPATVIPILIAAYAAYALSWMQFPGRAILLATIVGLLVVPLQMSLIPLLRLYNEVGIGKSFIGIWIAHTGFGLPLAVYLLRNYISGLPREIIESAKVDGASDFEIFRKIVLPLSFPALASFAIFQFLWVWNDLLVATVFLGNNEEQLVLTGRLRELLGSRGGNWEILTASAFVAIIVPIIVFFALQRYLVRGLLAGSVKGG